One genomic segment of Mesoterricola silvestris includes these proteins:
- a CDS encoding acyl-CoA dehydrogenase family protein has product MDFTLPEHVEALREEVRRFAQNEIRPHVLTWDEERIFPAEVLARLGDMGMLGVFFPEEYDGAGMGYLEYAVLVEELSRVDGSVGLSVAAHNSLCSNHIYTQGNPDQLERYLKPLAAGKMLGAWALTEAEAGSDAGALRTTARRVGDHWVLNGSKNFATHGTVGGVCVVMARTRGGSGADGISAFIVEKDTPGFRAGKQENKLGMRASDTSELILEDVRVPAANLLGEEGVGFKQAMKTLDGGRIGIAALALGMAQGAFEASVRYATIRRAFGKFLADHQAIQFKLADMQVGIEASRLLVYKAATLKDQGQPYAKAAAMAKLFASETACRVAEEAVQIHGGYGFIKDYPVEKFYRDVKLCTIGEGTSEIQRMVIARHLLKEY; this is encoded by the coding sequence GTGGATTTCACCCTGCCCGAGCACGTGGAGGCCCTCCGGGAGGAGGTGCGCAGGTTCGCCCAGAACGAGATCCGGCCCCACGTCCTCACCTGGGACGAGGAGCGGATCTTTCCGGCGGAGGTCCTGGCCCGGCTCGGGGACATGGGCATGCTGGGGGTGTTCTTCCCGGAGGAGTACGACGGGGCCGGCATGGGCTACCTGGAGTACGCGGTGCTGGTGGAGGAGCTGAGCCGGGTGGACGGCAGCGTGGGGCTCAGCGTGGCGGCCCACAACAGCCTGTGCTCGAACCACATCTACACCCAGGGGAACCCGGACCAGCTGGAGAGGTACCTCAAGCCGCTGGCGGCGGGGAAGATGCTGGGGGCCTGGGCCCTCACGGAGGCCGAGGCCGGCAGCGACGCGGGGGCCCTGCGCACCACGGCCCGCAGGGTGGGCGACCACTGGGTCCTGAACGGCTCCAAGAACTTCGCCACCCACGGCACGGTGGGCGGGGTCTGCGTGGTCATGGCCCGCACCCGGGGCGGGTCCGGCGCCGACGGCATCAGCGCCTTCATCGTGGAGAAGGACACCCCGGGATTCAGGGCAGGCAAGCAGGAGAACAAGCTGGGCATGCGCGCCAGCGACACCTCGGAACTCATCCTGGAGGACGTGCGGGTCCCCGCGGCCAACCTCCTGGGGGAGGAGGGCGTGGGCTTCAAGCAGGCCATGAAGACCCTGGACGGCGGCCGCATCGGCATCGCCGCCCTGGCCCTGGGCATGGCCCAGGGGGCCTTCGAGGCCTCGGTGAGGTACGCCACCATCCGCCGGGCCTTCGGCAAGTTCCTGGCCGACCACCAGGCCATCCAGTTCAAGCTCGCCGACATGCAGGTGGGCATCGAGGCCTCCCGGCTGCTGGTGTACAAGGCCGCGACCCTCAAGGACCAGGGCCAGCCCTACGCCAAGGCCGCCGCCATGGCCAAGCTCTTCGCCTCGGAGACCGCCTGCAGGGTGGCCGAGGAGGCCGTGCAGATCCACGGCGGCTACGGCTTCATCAAGGACTACCCGGTGGAGAAGTTCTACCGGGACGTCAAGCTCTGCACCATCGGGGAGGGCACCAGCGAGATCCAGCGGATGGTCATCGCCCGGCACCTCCTCAAGGAGTACTGA